In a single window of the Bradyrhizobium sp. ORS 285 genome:
- a CDS encoding TetR/AcrR family transcriptional regulator, with amino-acid sequence METALSKALVVFSERGYHGASLAELRAAMKLATGSLYKAFADKNAIFLATLDYYIARRDRQLRERLDAKHSGRDKLEALLQFYAESASDSEGRRGCLVVTSATELAILDTEAAAKVRNSLRRVETLLRDLIRLGQADGSIRPDLDAEVAAGALFCVIQGLRVVGKTGRTKSEMMTVAKQASALFA; translated from the coding sequence ATGGAGACAGCGCTGAGCAAGGCGCTCGTGGTCTTCAGCGAGCGCGGCTACCACGGTGCCTCGCTGGCCGAACTGCGCGCCGCGATGAAGCTCGCCACCGGCAGCCTCTACAAGGCCTTTGCGGACAAGAACGCGATCTTTCTGGCGACGCTGGACTATTACATCGCGCGCCGTGACCGGCAGCTGCGTGAGCGCCTCGATGCCAAGCACAGCGGCCGCGACAAGCTGGAGGCCTTGCTGCAGTTCTACGCCGAATCCGCCAGCGACAGCGAAGGCCGGCGCGGCTGCCTGGTCGTCACCAGCGCGACCGAGCTCGCCATCTTGGATACGGAAGCCGCAGCCAAGGTCCGCAACTCGCTCCGCCGCGTCGAGACGCTGCTGCGCGATCTGATCAGGCTCGGTCAGGCCGATGGATCGATCCGGCCGGATCTCGATGCGGAGGTCGCGGCCGGGGCTCTCTTCTGCGTCATCCAAGGCTTGCGGGTCGTCGGCAAGACGGGACGCACCAAGAGCGAGATGATGACAGTTGCAAAACAGGCTTCGGCGCTGTTCGCGTGA
- a CDS encoding winged helix-turn-helix domain-containing protein, whose amino-acid sequence MPAVPTPLSKTAARRLWLRAQRLDEEAPFGAGPEAVAAAIAHLGYVQIDTINVIERCHHHILFSRIPDYRRSDLRQAQSADKTVFEYWTHALSYVPVQDFRYFVPAMRRYRREGHRWMQTVKPEDSRKVMRLIRQGGALTIRDIDDDELREKDHAWASRKPSKRALQLGFYEGLLTVAGRDGMLKTYDLTTRHFGWDRLPKGATEREIAAYLLDRGLRSQGVVSLDSLCHLNAPRKADVRKVIEARVRRGELVPVALEGAGKQEHWATPAALGEMIAIDPARVHILSPFDPLIIQRKRTQAILDYGHRFEAYVPKDKRLFGYFALPVLVGDEIVAALDLKTDRQNGKLLMQKWSWVGHGKAARGDQRKALKRTIEDELHRFQRFQLGD is encoded by the coding sequence ATGCCCGCCGTTCCCACCCCATTGTCCAAGACCGCAGCTCGACGCCTGTGGCTGCGTGCCCAGCGCCTCGACGAGGAGGCGCCGTTCGGCGCCGGCCCCGAGGCGGTGGCCGCCGCCATTGCCCATCTCGGCTATGTGCAGATCGACACGATCAACGTCATCGAGCGCTGCCACCACCACATCCTGTTCAGCCGCATTCCGGATTATCGCCGATCCGATCTCAGGCAGGCGCAGAGCGCGGACAAGACGGTCTTCGAATATTGGACGCATGCGCTGTCCTACGTTCCCGTGCAGGACTTCCGCTATTTCGTGCCGGCGATGCGCCGCTATCGTCGCGAGGGCCACCGCTGGATGCAGACGGTGAAACCGGAGGATTCGCGCAAGGTGATGCGGTTGATCCGCCAAGGCGGCGCGCTCACGATCCGCGACATCGACGATGACGAGCTGCGCGAGAAGGATCACGCCTGGGCGAGCCGCAAGCCGTCCAAGCGCGCGCTGCAGCTCGGCTTTTATGAGGGGCTGCTGACGGTCGCCGGCCGCGACGGCATGCTCAAGACCTACGACCTCACGACGCGGCATTTCGGCTGGGATCGGCTGCCCAAGGGCGCCACTGAGCGCGAGATCGCGGCCTATCTACTCGACCGCGGCCTGCGTTCGCAGGGTGTCGTCAGCTTGGACTCGCTGTGCCATCTCAATGCGCCGCGCAAGGCCGATGTCCGCAAGGTGATCGAAGCCCGCGTGCGGCGTGGCGAGCTGGTGCCGGTCGCGCTCGAGGGCGCAGGCAAGCAGGAACACTGGGCGACGCCGGCCGCGCTGGGGGAAATGATCGCGATCGATCCTGCGCGCGTGCACATCCTGTCGCCGTTCGATCCGCTGATCATCCAGCGCAAGCGGACGCAGGCGATCTTGGACTACGGCCATCGCTTCGAGGCCTATGTCCCGAAGGACAAGCGGCTGTTCGGCTATTTCGCACTGCCGGTGCTGGTCGGCGACGAGATTGTCGCCGCGCTCGACCTGAAGACCGATCGGCAGAACGGCAAGCTGCTGATGCAGAAATGGAGCTGGGTCGGTCACGGCAAGGCGGCGCGCGGCGACCAGCGCAAGGCGCTGAAGCGGACCATCGAGGACGAGCTGCACCGGTTCCAACGGTTTCAACTGGGGGACTGA
- a CDS encoding OmpA family protein: protein MTPYFERFAVRAAALTAILTISTGAAFAGEAVSADQILNALKPKSVTRGLSVGTQPTPQVDAAAQARQAALLDSVRNRKTRSLSLGEREQIAELAATKPKIDLEIQFDYNSAEISKSSMPAVQELGKALSDPNLKGSTFVVAGHTDGIGGDSFNQDLSERRADTIKRYLVEKFGLTGQDLVAVGYGKTKLKDAANPADPLNRRVQVVNMDTKTAAAAK from the coding sequence ATGACCCCATACTTTGAACGTTTTGCAGTCCGCGCGGCGGCACTGACCGCCATCCTGACGATCAGCACGGGCGCAGCCTTTGCCGGCGAGGCCGTGTCGGCCGATCAGATCCTGAACGCGCTGAAGCCGAAATCGGTCACGCGCGGGCTGTCGGTCGGAACACAGCCGACGCCGCAGGTCGATGCGGCGGCGCAGGCCAGGCAGGCGGCGCTGCTGGACAGCGTGCGCAACCGCAAGACGCGCTCGCTGTCGCTCGGCGAGCGCGAGCAGATCGCCGAGCTCGCCGCGACCAAGCCGAAGATCGATCTCGAGATCCAGTTCGATTACAACTCCGCGGAGATCAGCAAGAGCTCGATGCCGGCGGTGCAGGAACTCGGCAAGGCGCTGTCCGATCCGAACCTGAAGGGTTCGACGTTCGTGGTCGCCGGCCACACCGACGGCATCGGCGGTGACAGCTTCAACCAGGATCTGTCCGAGCGACGCGCCGACACCATCAAGCGCTATCTGGTCGAGAAGTTCGGCCTCACCGGCCAGGACCTCGTCGCCGTCGGCTATGGCAAGACCAAGCTGAAGGATGCCGCCAACCCGGCCGATCCGCTCAACCGGCGCGTCCAGGTCGTCAACATGGACACCAAGACCGCCGCGGCCGCGAAGTAG
- a CDS encoding response regulator produces MLGWFQRLLDSSALSPHGICLLWEPELIWLHVASDAVIAAAYFSIPVVLTLFVSKRRDVDFGFLFWAFALFIMACGVTHVLSIVTLWVPIYGIEGLVKAMTAVASILTAGILWPLLPKILAIPSPAQLRAAEAALVVESRQRREAEDMLRHAQKMEAVGQLTGGVAHDFNNLLTIISGNLEIAERSLRAQGEAARDRLSRAISHAANGAQRAATLTQRLLAFARRQPLDPRLTNVNKLLAGMSDFFRRTLGETISVEIVEAAGLWQVEVDPSQMEAAILNLVVNAKDAMQGQGKLTIETSNSFIDEGYARQHADVHVGQYVLIAITDTGVGMAREVVEKAFDPFFTTKEPGQGTGLGLSQVYGFVKQSGGHVNIYSEVGEGTTVKIYLPRAHAAAADAPESRAAVVGSRGSETVLVVEDEPEVRSYIAETLAELGYVVHEAADGPAALALLAREPLDVDLLLTDIVMPGMNGRQLADDLRVTRPTLKVLFMTGYSRNAIVHQGRLDPGVALLQKPINRTMLSTKIREVLDAP; encoded by the coding sequence ATGTTGGGATGGTTTCAGCGGCTGCTCGATTCATCAGCCTTGTCGCCGCACGGCATCTGCCTGTTGTGGGAACCCGAGCTGATCTGGCTCCATGTCGCCTCCGACGCCGTGATCGCGGCGGCCTATTTCTCAATTCCCGTCGTGCTCACCTTATTCGTCTCCAAGCGGCGGGACGTGGATTTCGGCTTCCTGTTCTGGGCGTTTGCGCTGTTCATCATGGCCTGCGGCGTCACGCATGTGCTGTCGATCGTCACGCTGTGGGTTCCGATCTACGGCATCGAGGGGCTGGTCAAGGCGATGACTGCGGTGGCGTCGATCCTCACTGCCGGCATCCTGTGGCCGCTGCTGCCGAAGATCCTGGCGATTCCGTCGCCGGCGCAGTTGCGCGCCGCGGAGGCTGCGCTCGTGGTCGAAAGCCGGCAGCGGCGTGAGGCCGAGGACATGCTGCGTCATGCGCAGAAGATGGAAGCGGTCGGCCAGCTCACCGGCGGCGTCGCGCATGACTTCAACAATCTGCTGACCATCATCAGCGGCAATCTCGAGATCGCCGAGCGCAGCCTGCGCGCGCAGGGCGAGGCCGCGCGTGACCGCCTGTCGCGAGCCATTTCCCATGCCGCCAATGGCGCGCAGCGCGCCGCGACCCTGACGCAGCGGTTGCTCGCCTTCGCCCGTCGCCAGCCGCTCGATCCCCGGCTGACCAACGTCAACAAGCTGCTCGCCGGCATGTCCGATTTCTTCCGCAGAACCCTGGGCGAGACGATCAGCGTCGAGATCGTCGAGGCTGCAGGGCTCTGGCAGGTCGAGGTCGATCCGAGCCAGATGGAGGCTGCGATCCTCAACCTCGTCGTCAACGCCAAGGACGCAATGCAGGGCCAGGGCAAGCTGACGATCGAGACCTCGAACAGCTTCATCGACGAGGGCTATGCGCGGCAGCACGCCGACGTCCACGTCGGCCAATACGTCCTGATCGCGATCACCGACACCGGGGTCGGCATGGCGCGCGAGGTCGTGGAGAAGGCGTTCGATCCGTTCTTCACCACCAAGGAACCGGGGCAGGGCACCGGCCTCGGCCTCAGCCAGGTCTATGGCTTCGTCAAGCAGTCCGGCGGCCACGTGAACATCTATAGCGAGGTCGGCGAGGGGACGACGGTGAAGATCTATCTGCCGCGTGCGCATGCCGCGGCGGCCGATGCGCCGGAGAGCCGGGCCGCCGTTGTCGGCAGCCGCGGCAGCGAGACCGTGCTCGTCGTCGAGGATGAGCCGGAGGTGCGCAGCTACATCGCCGAGACCTTGGCCGAACTCGGCTATGTCGTGCATGAGGCGGCCGATGGGCCTGCCGCGCTGGCGCTGCTCGCGCGCGAGCCGCTGGACGTCGATCTCCTGCTCACCGACATCGTCATGCCCGGCATGAACGGGCGGCAACTGGCGGATGATCTGCGGGTCACCCGCCCGACGCTCAAGGTGCTGTTCATGACCGGCTATTCGCGCAACGCCATCGTCCATCAGGGACGGCTGGATCCCGGCGTTGCGCTGCTGCAGAAGCCGATCAACCGGACCATGCTCAGCACCAAGATCCGCGAGGTGCTGGATGCGCCGTGA
- a CDS encoding phospholipid carrier-dependent glycosyltransferase → MATKLSAARGDDDDNAGDAAQDGALSVRRCVLTTLLIFAIAHVLLMVGLASPPKFVFDEVHYVPAARQMIGLAPASPQLNPMHPPLAKELIALSIRTFGDNSFAWRYPGTVLGGLAVAAIYLCGLALFAAQGAAIAAALLAFFNQMLFVQARTAMLDIGALAFSLLGIAVFLFAYRQRRPQLLFALAGALFGLAIACKWSGLFPLLTALMIVGVIKLLQHWQTSFGDAERTDWYQPEQWPGLSWLHIGLCLGLIPMLAYLVTFIPLHGLSVTAIFEAQRRIFADSITTAIAGHTYMSAWPTWPLLVRPVWFLFDKTSDNDIAAIVLLGNPLVLWPALIALVLCVRDFVATRSASAFLILAFYLGCYLPWAMLPRTLSFLYYYLPSATLLSLALVHALLRWPARILWACVAVAALGFLAMLPISSAFIGTTMSTFTRLMLFQSWI, encoded by the coding sequence ATGGCCACCAAGCTATCTGCGGCGCGCGGGGACGACGACGACAACGCCGGCGATGCCGCGCAGGATGGCGCCCTGTCGGTGCGCCGTTGCGTGCTGACGACCCTGCTGATCTTTGCGATTGCGCATGTGTTGCTGATGGTTGGGCTGGCGTCGCCGCCGAAATTCGTCTTCGACGAGGTGCATTACGTGCCGGCGGCGCGGCAGATGATCGGGCTGGCGCCGGCGAGCCCGCAGCTCAATCCGATGCATCCACCGCTCGCCAAGGAGCTGATCGCGCTGTCGATCAGGACGTTCGGCGATAACTCCTTCGCCTGGCGATATCCGGGTACCGTGCTCGGCGGGCTGGCTGTGGCGGCGATCTATCTGTGCGGGCTCGCGCTGTTTGCAGCGCAGGGGGCGGCGATCGCTGCGGCGCTGCTCGCCTTCTTCAATCAGATGTTGTTCGTGCAGGCGCGCACCGCGATGCTCGACATCGGCGCGCTCGCCTTCAGCCTGCTCGGCATCGCGGTGTTCCTGTTCGCCTACCGGCAGCGGCGGCCGCAATTGCTGTTCGCGCTGGCCGGTGCGCTGTTCGGCCTGGCTATTGCGTGCAAATGGAGCGGGCTGTTTCCGTTGCTGACGGCGCTGATGATCGTCGGCGTGATCAAGCTGCTGCAGCATTGGCAGACGTCGTTCGGCGACGCCGAGCGGACCGACTGGTATCAGCCGGAGCAATGGCCGGGTCTTAGCTGGCTGCATATCGGGCTTTGCCTCGGCCTGATCCCGATGCTGGCTTACCTCGTGACCTTCATTCCCCTGCACGGGCTGTCGGTGACCGCCATCTTCGAAGCGCAGCGCCGCATCTTTGCCGACAGCATCACTACCGCGATCGCCGGCCACACTTACATGAGCGCGTGGCCGACCTGGCCGTTGCTCGTCCGCCCGGTCTGGTTCCTGTTCGACAAGACCAGCGACAACGACATCGCCGCGATCGTGCTGCTCGGCAATCCGCTGGTGCTGTGGCCGGCGCTGATCGCGCTCGTCCTCTGCGTCAGGGATTTCGTTGCGACACGCAGCGCATCGGCGTTCCTGATCCTCGCGTTCTATCTCGGCTGCTACCTGCCCTGGGCCATGCTGCCGCGGACGCTGAGCTTCCTCTATTACTACCTGCCGTCGGCGACGCTGCTGAGCCTTGCGCTGGTGCATGCGCTGCTGCGCTGGCCAGCCCGAATATTGTGGGCCTGTGTCGCGGTTGCCGCGCTAGGATTCCTCGCGATGCTGCCGATCAGCTCGGCGTTCATTGGAACGACGATGAGCACCTTCACGCGACTGATGCTGTTCCAGAGCTGGATCTGA